The proteins below are encoded in one region of Drosophila santomea strain STO CAGO 1482 chromosome 3R, Prin_Dsan_1.1, whole genome shotgun sequence:
- the LOC120453220 gene encoding pyridoxine/pyridoxamine 5'-phosphate oxidase, producing MSTVLIQKLCCTLWSPGSISRFAQHMSHVSHQVSYIASEEQRVYEEPHVIFQNWLMTAQKEAPQVRPRLACMATVDKSGEPVTRLTNIEEVNANGITFFTTLGSRQAGEISANPHVSLHFNWAPLMRSVRIAGSAHQLTEEQARDQFRRFPRHIQMSITHGPRYAAADWQSRSGFFARIGERLNTWLGKEPEQIHMPHNWGGFILTPSLFEFGMLSGEKAGRTRVRFRRCLEMPRGTRVGTVQAERQDWVYDSCEEN from the exons ATGTCGACTGTTTTGATACAAAAGCTGTGTTGTACGCTTTGGTCACCAGGATCAATAAGCCGCTTTGCGCAGCACATGAGCCATGTTTCCCACCAGGTGAGCTATATAGCCAGCGAGGAGCAGCGGGTATACGAGGAGCCGCACGTGATCTTCCAGAACTGGCTCATGACCGCCCAGAAGGAGGCGCCTCAGGTGCGGCCTCGACTAGCCTGCATGGCCACGGTGGACAAGTCTGGTGAGCCCGTGACCCGCCTGACCAACATAGAGGAGGTCAATGCCAATGGAATCACCTTCTTCACGACCCTGGGCAGTCGGCAGGCGGGCGAGATAAGCGCCAATCCGCACGTATCTCTACATTTCAACTGGGCGCCGCTCATGCGCAGTGTCCGCATAGCAGGATCTGCTCACCAGCTAACGGAGGAGCAGGCTCGGGACCAGTTCCGACGATTCCCGCGCCACATCCAGATGAGCATCACCCATGGACCACGATACGCTGCGGCCGACTGGCAATCCCGATCTGGGTTCTTTGCGCGGATCGGAGAGCGCCTGAACACCTGGCTTGGCAAGGAACCCGAGCAGATCCACATGCCGCACAACTGGGGAGGCTTTATTCTTACTCCCAGCCTTTTTGAATTCGGAATGCTCAGCGGAGAGAAGGCCGGCAGGACTCGGGTGCGATTCCGTCGTTGTCTTGAAATGCCCAGG GGTACAAGAGTTGGTACCGTTCAAGCTGAAAGGCAGGACTGGGTCTATGATTCCTGTGAGGAAAATTGA
- the LOC120453221 gene encoding pyridoxine/pyridoxamine 5'-phosphate oxidase isoform X1, producing MKLLLRRMSQGASEVPLSALRLKYCERKDAFLEDNIKVKNPFCVFRDWLELALKTPEILEPNAAALATVSPEGRPSNRYVLVKEATAEGFTFFTNYGSRKAEDIKSNPNVAISFYWLPLRRSVRIEGVAEKITAEDSLKYFHQRPRASQIGAAASPQSQRIPSRSYLDEVEATIKAQLGADGEVPLPNWGGYLVRPDLIEFWQGQTDRLHDRIRFRRGAGVESEVDSKLVHKGEDGWVYERLAP from the exons A TGAAGTTACTGCTTCGCAGGATGAGCCAAGGAGCTTCGGAGGTGCCACTTTCGG CACTTCGCCTAAAGTACTGCGAGCGCAAGGACGCCTTCCTGGAGGATAACATCAAGGTGAAGAACCCCTTTTGCGTATTCCGAGACTGGCTGGAGTTGGCCCTGAAAACCCCGGAGATCTTGGAGCCCAATGCCGCCGCTCTGGCCACCGTGAGTCCGGAGGGAAGGCCCTCCAACCGCTATGTGCTGGTCAAAGAGGCCACCGCCGAGGGCTTCACTTTCTTCACAAACTACGGAAGCCGCAAGGCGGAGGACATCAAGTCCAATCCCAATGTAGCCATTTCCTTCTACTGGCTCCCTTTGCGGCGAAGTGTCCGCATCGAGGGCGTGGCTGAGAAGATCACGGCGGAGGACTCTCTCAAGTACTTCCACCAGCGACCTAGGGCCAGCCAAATAGGAGCAGCTGCCAGTCCGCAAAGCCAGCGGATTCCGTCGCGCAGCTACTTGGACGAAGTGGAGGCAACAATCAAAGCGCAACTGGGTGCCGATGGCGAGGTGCCGCTGCCCAACTGGGGCGGGTACTTGGTGCGTCCCGACCTTATTGAGTTCTGGCAGGGTCAGACCGATCGGCTCCACGATCGCATCCGCTTTAGGCGAGGTGCAGGAGTGGAATCCGAAGTCGACAGCAAGCTGGTCCACAAGGGAGAGGATGGCTGGGTGTACGAACGGCTGGCTCCTTAG
- the LOC120453221 gene encoding pyridoxine/pyridoxamine 5'-phosphate oxidase isoform X2, which produces MSQGASEVPLSALRLKYCERKDAFLEDNIKVKNPFCVFRDWLELALKTPEILEPNAAALATVSPEGRPSNRYVLVKEATAEGFTFFTNYGSRKAEDIKSNPNVAISFYWLPLRRSVRIEGVAEKITAEDSLKYFHQRPRASQIGAAASPQSQRIPSRSYLDEVEATIKAQLGADGEVPLPNWGGYLVRPDLIEFWQGQTDRLHDRIRFRRGAGVESEVDSKLVHKGEDGWVYERLAP; this is translated from the exons ATGAGCCAAGGAGCTTCGGAGGTGCCACTTTCGG CACTTCGCCTAAAGTACTGCGAGCGCAAGGACGCCTTCCTGGAGGATAACATCAAGGTGAAGAACCCCTTTTGCGTATTCCGAGACTGGCTGGAGTTGGCCCTGAAAACCCCGGAGATCTTGGAGCCCAATGCCGCCGCTCTGGCCACCGTGAGTCCGGAGGGAAGGCCCTCCAACCGCTATGTGCTGGTCAAAGAGGCCACCGCCGAGGGCTTCACTTTCTTCACAAACTACGGAAGCCGCAAGGCGGAGGACATCAAGTCCAATCCCAATGTAGCCATTTCCTTCTACTGGCTCCCTTTGCGGCGAAGTGTCCGCATCGAGGGCGTGGCTGAGAAGATCACGGCGGAGGACTCTCTCAAGTACTTCCACCAGCGACCTAGGGCCAGCCAAATAGGAGCAGCTGCCAGTCCGCAAAGCCAGCGGATTCCGTCGCGCAGCTACTTGGACGAAGTGGAGGCAACAATCAAAGCGCAACTGGGTGCCGATGGCGAGGTGCCGCTGCCCAACTGGGGCGGGTACTTGGTGCGTCCCGACCTTATTGAGTTCTGGCAGGGTCAGACCGATCGGCTCCACGATCGCATCCGCTTTAGGCGAGGTGCAGGAGTGGAATCCGAAGTCGACAGCAAGCTGGTCCACAAGGGAGAGGATGGCTGGGTGTACGAACGGCTGGCTCCTTAG